Proteins encoded within one genomic window of Streptobacillus ratti:
- a CDS encoding DMT family transporter, with product MDNKKRYYLGIFFVLLSAIGFSTLQLIVKMLPHVSVASKLFYRNIVIVLITYVLIKLKGISLKLEKSEWKLLTARTVFGILGVMINFYTLKYILLADSTTIQKLSSFIVLILSFFFFNEKFTKIQFLALLVSFFGVILIVKPISSSFSFGYILAILGAFCASFAYICIRALTIRGKIKPLLIIFYFSLFSILVLFPFVIMNRTTFDLRTILLLIGIGIFGAMGQYGITFAYSLAPAKEISVFEYTQVVFSSILGLVFLGEIPDKYSIMGYLIIIITGIGMYRYNLLRENKI from the coding sequence ATGGATAATAAGAAAAGATATTATTTAGGTATATTTTTTGTGTTGCTATCAGCAATAGGTTTTTCAACATTGCAGTTGATAGTAAAAATGCTTCCACATGTTTCTGTAGCAAGTAAGCTATTTTACAGAAATATAGTAATAGTATTAATTACATATGTGCTTATAAAATTAAAAGGAATTAGTTTGAAATTAGAAAAAAGTGAATGGAAATTACTTACTGCAAGAACTGTTTTTGGTATTTTAGGGGTTATGATTAATTTTTATACTTTAAAATACATATTACTTGCAGATTCAACTACTATACAAAAATTATCTTCTTTTATTGTACTAATACTTTCATTTTTCTTCTTTAATGAAAAATTTACAAAAATTCAATTTTTGGCATTACTAGTATCATTTTTTGGAGTAATATTAATAGTAAAACCAATAAGTTCTAGTTTTTCATTTGGATATATACTTGCAATATTAGGTGCATTTTGTGCATCATTTGCATATATTTGTATTAGAGCTTTAACTATAAGAGGAAAAATTAAACCTTTACTTATAATTTTCTATTTTTCACTATTTAGTATACTAGTTTTATTTCCTTTTGTAATAATGAATAGGACAACTTTTGATTTAAGAACTATATTACTTTTAATTGGGATAGGTATTTTTGGAGCCATGGGACAATATGGTATAACTTTTGCATATAGTTTAGCACCAGCAAAAGAAATTTCAGTATTTGAATATACACAAGTAGTATTTTCTTCAATTTTAGGATTAGTTTTTTTAGGAGAAATTCCAGATAAATATAGTATTATGGGATATTTAATTATAATAATAACAGGAATTGGTATGTATAGGTACAACTTATTAAGGGAGAATAAAATATGA
- the recG gene encoding ATP-dependent DNA helicase RecG, with protein MYLRIYDTLEEFDIKTLKNDKNKSKIKALKKLGIHSLYDLVYFFPRTYENKAKHKPISTLIDGENVIIEGRVLMINNAFFSKKKIIKVLFTDGDGLIELVWFNSPYVSRSLEVGMELRVTGKIKKSRSLQIINPSYSKINSSNRNITLNEEDKLDSVYSLSSGIDQKNMKKIVEEVLKKYLFLFEENLPRKYIIENKLISRVEAIVNIHFPKDKIMYEEAKRRILFEEALILEMKILRNRYNENIENSNLYFLDDNKDLVKKYVSELSFELTKDQKKIIADIYKELNNGKVINRLIQGDVGSGKTIISLILLLYMAENNYQGVIMAPTEILATQHYLEVVKEFEKLNIRVELLTGSTKGKKKEELYKDVENGNINILIGTHSLLEDNLKFNKLGLIIIDEQHKFGVDQRNKIRDKGIYSNLIVMTATPIPRSLALTIYGDLDVSLLTTMPLGRKPIKTKWIKNKKEEKSMYEFIDKKIKEGRQVYVVSPLIEQSDKLNVSSAIETYDKYCEKFPKYTVGLLHGKIKSKEKEKTMNEFKEGRIDILVSTTVVEVGVNVPNSSIIVILNSERFGLSSLHQLRGRVGRGEHSSYCFLLSETENEISQKRLQVMENTLDGFKIAEEDLKLRDTGEIFGIKQSGISELKLLDIVNDINIILVAKEFSEKYLHKNLGLIKDKILRMDVENLYENN; from the coding sequence ATGTATTTAAGAATATATGATACTCTTGAAGAATTTGATATTAAAACTTTAAAAAATGATAAAAATAAATCTAAAATAAAAGCATTAAAAAAATTAGGAATACATAGTCTTTATGATTTAGTGTATTTTTTTCCACGCACTTATGAAAATAAGGCGAAGCATAAGCCTATATCAACATTAATAGATGGAGAAAACGTAATTATTGAAGGAAGAGTATTAATGATTAATAATGCTTTTTTTAGTAAGAAAAAAATAATTAAAGTTTTATTTACCGATGGAGATGGATTAATAGAATTAGTTTGGTTTAATTCCCCATATGTATCTAGGTCATTAGAAGTTGGAATGGAATTAAGAGTAACAGGTAAGATTAAAAAAAGTAGAAGTTTACAAATTATTAATCCAAGTTATAGTAAAATTAATAGTAGTAATAGAAATATTACTTTAAATGAAGAAGATAAACTTGATTCAGTTTATTCACTTAGTAGTGGTATAGATCAAAAAAATATGAAAAAAATAGTGGAAGAAGTACTTAAAAAATATTTATTTTTATTTGAAGAGAACTTACCACGAAAATATATAATAGAGAATAAGCTGATAAGTAGAGTAGAAGCTATAGTTAATATCCATTTTCCAAAGGATAAGATTATGTATGAAGAAGCTAAGAGGAGAATACTTTTTGAAGAAGCACTTATACTTGAAATGAAAATATTAAGAAATAGATACAATGAAAATATTGAAAATTCTAATTTATATTTCTTAGATGATAATAAAGATTTAGTAAAAAAGTATGTATCAGAACTTTCTTTTGAATTAACAAAGGATCAAAAAAAAATTATAGCTGATATTTATAAAGAATTAAATAATGGTAAAGTTATTAATAGATTAATACAGGGAGATGTAGGTTCTGGGAAAACTATAATATCCTTAATTTTATTACTTTATATGGCTGAAAATAATTATCAAGGTGTAATAATGGCACCTACTGAAATACTTGCAACCCAACATTATTTAGAAGTAGTAAAGGAATTTGAAAAATTAAATATTCGTGTAGAATTACTTACAGGTTCTACTAAAGGAAAGAAAAAAGAAGAATTATATAAAGATGTTGAAAATGGTAATATTAACATTTTAATAGGAACACATTCATTGTTAGAAGATAACTTAAAGTTTAATAAACTTGGTTTGATTATAATAGATGAGCAGCATAAATTTGGAGTAGACCAAAGAAATAAAATAAGGGATAAAGGAATATATTCAAACCTTATAGTTATGACTGCAACTCCTATACCAAGATCTTTAGCTTTAACTATATATGGTGATTTAGATGTTTCTTTATTAACTACTATGCCTTTAGGAAGAAAACCTATCAAAACTAAATGGATAAAGAATAAAAAAGAAGAAAAATCAATGTATGAATTTATAGATAAAAAAATAAAAGAGGGAAGACAAGTTTATGTTGTTTCTCCTTTAATTGAACAAAGCGATAAATTAAATGTATCATCTGCTATTGAAACATATGATAAATATTGTGAGAAATTCCCTAAATATACAGTGGGATTATTACACGGAAAAATCAAGTCTAAAGAAAAAGAAAAAACAATGAATGAATTTAAAGAGGGAAGAATAGATATTTTAGTTTCTACTACTGTAGTTGAAGTAGGGGTTAATGTTCCAAACTCAAGTATAATAGTTATTCTTAATTCAGAAAGATTTGGTTTATCTTCTCTACATCAATTAAGGGGAAGAGTAGGTAGAGGAGAACATTCTTCATATTGTTTTCTTTTATCTGAAACAGAGAATGAAATATCTCAAAAAAGATTACAAGTTATGGAAAATACCTTAGATGGATTTAAAATTGCAGAAGAAGATTTAAAATTAAGAGATACTGGAGAAATATTTGGAATAAAGCAAAGTGGTATATCTGAATTAAAATTATTAGATATAGTTAATGATATTAATATAATTTTAGTTGCTAAAGAATTTTCTGAAAAATATTTACATAAAAATTTAGGGTTAATAAAAGATAAAATTCTTAGAATGGATGTAGAAAATCTTTATGAAAATAATTAA
- a CDS encoding ABC transporter substrate-binding protein yields MKKLLSTSLILASLGLLLSCSPGNSRSEKNGKIDLNFPLEYTSEAPAIEGGTYTVAMVASSPFKGIFSPLHYQDAQDGHIISLINEELVWKDEDFEILNVEGGISTLSLDTEKKQIIIKFKEGLKWSDGHPMGVDDLIYTYEVVAHPDYTGVRFSPIDYYFIKGMEEYNKGKASKISGLEKISDTELRINVTEITPKIITGGGPLVSNILPKHDLMDIPVKELEFSNKIRKNPVGNGKYVIKNLVPGESVELVPNEYYHLGKPKIERLILKTLTPQLAVESLKNGDFFEYLELPQDSYEKYKDLSNITIIGRPDLYLQYLGFNLGRFDKTKNENVTDRNTPLQDINVRKALSYALNIDEVATAYYNGLRQRANGQTPPIFKKYYDETLEGYPYNPEKAKELLKQAGYEDTNNDGIVDKDGKNLELKFASMAGSDVLEPITQAFLQYWKEIGVKVTLTTGRLIDPNLFYDKLEVNEDDIDIYMAAWSVGTSLDPSSSKGRDALFNFTRFTSEENDRLLAEISNPKGLSDLNYKVKAYKEWQKYFVDQAIEVPIMFRYKVTPINKNVKHSNLYTDTKRSNVIEEIVNTLPAKAE; encoded by the coding sequence ATGAAAAAATTATTGTCAACAAGTTTAATATTAGCTTCTTTAGGATTGCTATTATCTTGTTCACCGGGTAATTCAAGATCAGAAAAAAATGGGAAAATTGATTTGAATTTTCCATTAGAATATACAAGTGAAGCACCAGCAATAGAAGGTGGAACATATACTGTTGCTATGGTTGCATCTAGTCCATTTAAAGGTATTTTTTCACCATTACATTATCAAGATGCTCAAGATGGGCATATTATTTCATTAATAAATGAGGAATTAGTATGGAAAGATGAAGATTTTGAAATTTTAAATGTAGAAGGTGGAATTTCTACTTTATCATTAGATACTGAAAAAAAACAAATAATTATTAAATTTAAAGAGGGATTAAAATGGTCAGATGGACATCCTATGGGTGTTGATGATTTAATTTATACTTATGAAGTAGTTGCTCATCCAGATTATACAGGAGTTAGATTTTCTCCAATAGATTACTATTTCATAAAAGGTATGGAAGAATATAATAAAGGGAAAGCTTCTAAGATATCAGGATTAGAAAAAATATCAGATACAGAATTAAGAATTAACGTAACTGAAATAACACCTAAAATAATTACTGGTGGAGGACCGTTAGTATCGAATATATTACCTAAACATGATTTAATGGATATTCCTGTTAAAGAATTAGAATTTTCAAATAAAATTAGAAAAAATCCTGTAGGAAATGGTAAATATGTAATTAAAAACCTTGTTCCAGGAGAATCTGTAGAATTAGTGCCAAATGAATATTATCATTTAGGAAAACCAAAAATTGAAAGACTTATTTTAAAAACATTAACTCCACAATTAGCTGTTGAATCTTTAAAAAATGGAGATTTCTTTGAGTATTTAGAATTACCACAAGATTCATATGAGAAATATAAGGATTTAAGTAATATTACTATAATAGGAAGACCTGACTTATATCTACAATATTTAGGATTTAACCTAGGTCGTTTTGATAAAACTAAAAATGAAAATGTAACTGATAGAAATACACCTCTGCAAGATATTAATGTAAGAAAAGCATTATCATATGCGTTAAATATAGATGAAGTTGCTACTGCTTATTATAACGGGTTAAGACAAAGAGCTAATGGGCAAACTCCACCAATATTTAAAAAATATTATGATGAAACATTAGAGGGATATCCATATAACCCAGAAAAAGCAAAAGAATTATTGAAACAAGCTGGATATGAAGATACTAATAATGATGGAATAGTAGATAAAGATGGTAAAAACTTAGAGTTAAAATTTGCATCTATGGCAGGATCAGATGTTTTAGAACCAATTACACAAGCATTTTTACAATACTGGAAAGAAATTGGAGTTAAAGTAACTTTAACTACTGGAAGATTAATAGACCCTAACTTATTCTATGATAAATTAGAAGTAAATGAAGATGACATAGATATATACATGGCAGCATGGAGCGTAGGAACTTCTTTAGATCCTTCATCATCAAAAGGTAGAGATGCTCTGTTTAACTTTACACGTTTCACAAGTGAAGAAAACGATAGATTATTAGCAGAAATTTCAAACCCTAAAGGACTTTCTGATTTAAATTACAAGGTTAAAGCATATAAAGAATGGCAAAAATACTTTGTTGATCAAGCAATAGAAGTACCAATAATGTTTAGATATAAGGTAACACCTATAAATAAAAATGTTAAACATTCAAATTTATATACAGATACAAAGAGATCAAATGTAATTGAAGAAATTGTAAATACTTTACCTGCAAAAGCAGAATAA
- the hemW gene encoding radical SAM family heme chaperone HemW, whose translation MKNITGIYIHVPFCNKRCHYCDFHVFINMNDKIERYVEYLIKEIKLYPEYTFDTIYFGGGTPSLLNGEQIKKILDNLKKTDDAEITLELNPSDMDLEKLKYIKNAGINRLSIGFQSFNDDMLKFMNRDHSSKKAIETYRNARIAGFDNISLDLIFSVPNQDMEMLENDLDKFLELSPEHLSIYSLIWEEGTNFTKRLEKGELKALDEDLEADMFLKIQERLIGNGYNHYEISSFCKNGRESKHNIKYWDNTEYIGIGVNATSFYNQKRFAKVKSLARYYRLIDQDIIPIDEKSIEIVDEVELENLKYILGLRMLIKGVKYTPNDKIDKLIEKGLIEKFDDRIKLTSKGVLLSNEVFVEFV comes from the coding sequence ATGAAAAATATAACAGGAATATATATACATGTCCCTTTTTGTAATAAGAGATGCCACTACTGTGATTTCCATGTCTTTATAAACATGAATGATAAGATAGAAAGATATGTAGAATATCTTATTAAAGAAATAAAATTGTATCCAGAATACACATTTGATACTATATATTTTGGTGGAGGAACTCCGTCTTTACTTAATGGAGAACAAATAAAAAAAATATTAGATAATTTAAAAAAAACTGATGATGCTGAAATAACTTTAGAGTTAAATCCTAGTGATATGGATTTAGAAAAACTTAAATATATTAAAAATGCAGGAATAAATAGATTGAGTATAGGATTTCAAAGTTTTAATGATGATATGCTTAAATTTATGAATAGGGATCATAGTTCTAAAAAAGCTATAGAAACATATAGAAATGCTAGAATTGCTGGTTTTGATAATATTTCTCTTGATTTAATATTTTCAGTACCTAATCAAGATATGGAAATGCTTGAAAATGATTTAGATAAATTTTTAGAACTTTCTCCTGAACATCTTTCTATATATTCACTTATATGGGAAGAGGGGACTAATTTTACAAAAAGGCTTGAAAAGGGTGAACTTAAAGCACTAGATGAAGATTTAGAAGCAGATATGTTCCTTAAAATACAAGAAAGACTTATTGGAAATGGATATAATCATTATGAAATATCTTCATTTTGCAAAAATGGAAGAGAAAGTAAACATAATATTAAATATTGGGATAATACAGAATATATAGGAATAGGTGTAAATGCGACTAGCTTTTATAACCAAAAAAGATTTGCAAAGGTTAAATCTTTAGCTAGATATTATAGATTAATAGACCAGGACATCATTCCTATAGATGAAAAAAGTATAGAAATAGTAGATGAAGTAGAACTTGAAAATTTAAAATATATTTTAGGATTAAGAATGTTAATAAAAGGTGTAAAATATACACCTAATGATAAAATAGATAAATTGATAGAAAAAGGTTTAATAGAAAAATTTGATGATAGAATAAAACTTACTAGTAAAGGTGTTTTATTATCTAATGAAGTTTTCGTTGAGTTTGTTTAG
- a CDS encoding CPBP family intramembrane glutamic endopeptidase, whose protein sequence is MNKDLITLDLFFIINLIGTTILISFFTYLSKNNKEYYKLNLKSILIIISIIIITLALEVSLSLFLNSTEQTIIFHKRMNYYKSVNKLLLILQIVVFSPIEEELFFRKIIFTYLENRKLALIVSIILFAFAHSFFNLEIFILFLPISIIISLIYYKTNSLKLNCIFHMLFNCFAIIKYLI, encoded by the coding sequence GTGAATAAAGATTTAATAACATTAGATTTATTTTTTATTATTAATTTAATTGGTACAACTATTTTAATTTCTTTCTTTACTTATTTATCAAAAAATAATAAAGAATATTATAAATTAAATTTAAAAAGTATATTGATAATTATTAGTATTATAATAATAACATTGGCTTTAGAAGTAAGCTTAAGTCTTTTTTTGAACTCAACAGAACAAACAATTATTTTTCATAAACGTATGAATTATTATAAATCAGTTAATAAATTACTGTTGATATTACAGATAGTGGTATTTTCTCCAATAGAAGAAGAATTATTTTTTAGGAAAATTATTTTCACATATTTAGAAAATCGTAAATTAGCTCTGATTGTTTCAATAATTTTATTTGCATTTGCTCATTCATTTTTTAATTTAGAAATTTTTATTTTATTTTTACCTATTTCTATAATAATTTCATTAATTTATTATAAGACAAATTCTTTAAAATTGAATTGTATATTTCATATGTTATTTAATTGTTTTGCTATCATTAAATATTTGATATAA
- a CDS encoding MFS transporter, translating into MLNPKIITSIFMIIIILYLIYFLTKKYKLTKKQIIIFWILVLFWSSVSIIRAYRKAYAIDPVDIGGLGLNIIVATQITAGYGLISFILRLPLFFVSDMLNRKKIFIQLGMIFMMIASISVYLKPSYNTLYLSSLSMGACASMLAIFNVIFSETFAKEQATVSTSILASAPLLAEFIAAPIQYIGTSNTIKNYSLLWLISTIIAFITLLLTTFIGDIEHKKSPFSILKVKKVITNKAFIYICIIAFLQSFVKFATSGPNMIVYNKSIGMPPLLLAYNDAMFALPQLCASVLVGTYFIKKYSIERILQFGIISTIMFHIFALTTNNPNLVFFSYVFNGFGYGLIYTSIISIALQYFDKEYRNISMGIFQAFFSAGIYFGDSIHKSIYLLLPKGIFDININKTIFLIAIVSSLFTITLCQISILFKNLKRG; encoded by the coding sequence ATGTTAAATCCAAAAATAATTACATCAATTTTTATGATAATAATTATTCTTTATTTAATATATTTTTTAACAAAAAAATACAAATTAACAAAAAAACAAATTATTATATTTTGGATATTAGTGCTATTTTGGTCTAGTGTTAGTATAATTAGAGCATACAGAAAGGCATATGCAATAGATCCTGTAGATATAGGAGGTTTAGGGCTTAATATTATAGTAGCAACACAAATTACAGCTGGGTATGGTCTTATTAGTTTTATACTTAGGCTTCCATTATTCTTTGTTAGTGATATGTTAAATAGAAAAAAAATATTTATACAACTGGGTATGATATTTATGATGATAGCATCTATTTCAGTATATTTAAAACCAAGTTATAATACACTGTATTTATCATCATTATCTATGGGAGCTTGTGCATCAATGCTTGCTATATTCAATGTTATTTTCTCTGAAACATTTGCAAAAGAACAAGCTACAGTTTCTACTTCTATACTTGCATCTGCACCATTACTTGCAGAATTTATAGCTGCACCTATACAATATATTGGAACATCAAATACTATTAAGAATTATTCATTACTTTGGTTAATTTCAACAATTATAGCTTTTATCACCTTATTATTAACAACTTTTATCGGAGATATAGAACATAAAAAAAGTCCGTTTTCAATTTTAAAAGTTAAAAAAGTTATTACTAATAAGGCTTTCATATATATTTGTATAATTGCATTCTTACAATCATTTGTAAAATTTGCAACTAGTGGTCCTAATATGATAGTGTATAATAAAAGTATAGGAATGCCTCCACTTTTATTAGCTTACAATGATGCTATGTTTGCATTACCTCAATTATGTGCAAGTGTGCTTGTTGGTACATATTTTATAAAAAAATATTCCATTGAAAGAATATTGCAATTTGGAATAATTTCAACTATAATGTTCCATATTTTTGCTCTTACGACAAATAATCCTAATTTAGTTTTCTTTTCATATGTGTTTAATGGATTTGGATATGGATTAATTTATACATCAATAATTTCAATTGCACTACAATATTTTGATAAAGAATATAGAAATATTAGCATGGGAATATTTCAAGCTTTCTTCTCTGCTGGAATATATTTTGGAGATAGTATACATAAATCTATATACTTACTATTACCAAAAGGAATATTTGATATAAATATAAATAAAACTATATTTTTAATTGCTATAGTTTCATCATTATTTACTATAACATTATGTCAAATTAGTATATTATTTAAAAACTTAAAAAGAGGGTGA
- a CDS encoding oligopeptide ABC transporter substrate-binding protein — MKKILSASLALASLGLLVSCGPGKAKSESGNDAGISLNFPREYKNDGIVDENAEYKVALVMSSPFKGVFSKLHYHDGNDSELLKHITEEIFWTNEDFEILDIEGGMATLSLDLENKKVIVKFKEGLKWSDGHPMGADDYIYTLEVLGHKDYTGIRYDEKEHGKIVGMKEYHEGKADKISGVTKISDTEVHIQLFENDAKVVTGGGAVSSTSGILPKHYLSDVAMKDLETSDKIRKNPLSNGKFVVKNIIPGEAIELEPNEHYHLGKVKVGKAIIKTITPQLVVESMRQGEYHKYINAPGDAYDKYSVLDNLSIIGIPDLYYSYLGFNLGHRDNEKNENIMDRDTPLQDINLRKALAYALNVDEAAKAFYNGLRSRANGQTPPIFKKFYDSTNVGYPYNPEKAKELLKQAGYEDTDGDGFVDKDGKKLTLKYASMSGGDIAEPLAQFYLQNWKEIGVDVQLTDGRLLEFQLFYEKVQANDNNIDMYGAAWGVGTSLDPSQSTSRYAAFNMTRFVSEENDKLLAAISDPKGLADPNYKAEAYKKWHKYFLDQAVEIPLMFKYNLVPVNRAVKSANLYTDSARNEVFEGVVSAPVKASN, encoded by the coding sequence ATGAAAAAAATATTATCTGCGAGTTTAGCACTTGCGAGTCTAGGACTTTTAGTATCATGTGGACCGGGGAAAGCTAAATCTGAATCAGGAAATGATGCTGGAATTAGTTTAAATTTTCCGAGGGAGTATAAAAATGATGGAATTGTAGATGAAAATGCAGAATATAAGGTGGCACTTGTAATGTCATCACCTTTTAAAGGAGTATTCTCAAAGCTACATTATCATGATGGTAATGATTCAGAACTATTAAAACACATAACTGAGGAAATTTTCTGGACAAATGAGGATTTTGAAATTTTAGATATTGAAGGTGGTATGGCAACATTATCACTAGATTTAGAAAATAAGAAAGTAATAGTTAAATTTAAAGAAGGATTAAAATGGTCTGATGGACATCCTATGGGTGCTGATGACTATATTTATACTTTAGAAGTATTAGGACATAAAGATTATACAGGAATTAGATACGATGAAAAAGAACATGGTAAAATAGTTGGAATGAAAGAATATCACGAGGGTAAAGCTGATAAAATTTCAGGAGTTACTAAAATTTCTGATACAGAAGTACATATACAATTATTTGAAAATGATGCTAAAGTAGTTACTGGTGGAGGAGCAGTATCATCTACAAGTGGAATACTTCCAAAACATTATTTATCAGATGTAGCTATGAAAGATTTAGAAACTTCTGATAAAATAAGAAAAAATCCTCTTTCAAATGGTAAGTTTGTTGTAAAAAATATAATACCTGGAGAAGCAATAGAATTAGAGCCTAATGAACATTATCACTTAGGAAAAGTTAAAGTTGGAAAGGCAATAATTAAAACTATTACTCCACAATTAGTAGTAGAAAGCATGAGACAAGGGGAATATCATAAATATATAAATGCTCCTGGAGATGCTTATGATAAATATTCTGTTTTAGATAATTTATCAATTATTGGTATACCAGATCTTTATTATTCATATTTAGGATTTAATTTAGGTCATAGAGATAATGAAAAAAATGAGAATATAATGGATAGAGATACTCCACTTCAAGATATTAATTTAAGAAAAGCTCTAGCATATGCACTAAATGTAGATGAGGCAGCAAAAGCTTTCTATAATGGATTAAGAAGTAGAGCTAATGGACAAACTCCACCAATATTTAAAAAATTCTATGATTCAACTAATGTTGGATATCCATATAACCCAGAAAAAGCAAAAGAATTATTAAAACAAGCAGGGTATGAAGATACTGATGGAGATGGATTTGTTGATAAAGATGGTAAAAAATTAACACTTAAATATGCAAGTATGTCTGGAGGAGATATTGCAGAACCATTAGCACAATTTTATTTGCAAAACTGGAAAGAAATTGGAGTTGACGTTCAATTGACAGACGGAAGATTACTTGAATTCCAATTATTCTATGAAAAAGTACAAGCAAATGATAATAATATAGATATGTATGGTGCTGCATGGGGAGTAGGAACATCACTTGATCCTTCACAATCAACTTCAAGATACGCTGCATTTAATATGACTCGTTTCGTAAGTGAAGAAAATGATAAATTACTTGCTGCAATTTCAGATCCTAAGGGATTAGCAGATCCAAATTATAAGGCAGAGGCATACAAAAAATGGCATAAATATTTCTTAGATCAAGCAGTGGAAATACCATTGATGTTTAAATATAATCTTGTACCAGTTAATAGAGCTGTTAAAAGTGCTAATCTATATACAGATAGTGCAAGAAATGAAGTGTTTGAAGGTGTAGTAAGTGCACCAGTTAAAGCATCTAACTAA
- a CDS encoding Nif3-like dinuclear metal center hexameric protein, whose protein sequence is MISLSKLIKEFEEQFPRELAEEWDNVGLLVGDIRKKINKVMLCLDITREAVDFAINEKVDLIISHHPFIFKGQKKILADNVIGSKIIDVIKNDIAVYSAHTNVDSSKGGLNEYILEKINLEGEMLESEPISLRRFNLKEKKSIEDIICTIKDKLQIKNVRLSRAMDNRMIKKIAITTGAGDTFIPLIRGKVDLFITGDLKHHISLDMGEENLHLLDIDHYGSEKIVVELFENKLKEIDKEIDVVVFDSKEVFEYL, encoded by the coding sequence ATGATAAGCTTATCTAAATTAATTAAAGAATTTGAAGAACAATTTCCAAGAGAATTAGCTGAAGAATGGGATAATGTTGGTTTGCTTGTTGGAGATATTAGAAAGAAAATAAATAAAGTTATGTTATGTTTAGATATAACAAGGGAAGCAGTAGACTTTGCGATTAATGAAAAAGTTGATTTAATAATATCTCATCATCCATTTATTTTTAAAGGTCAAAAAAAGATATTAGCAGACAATGTTATTGGTTCTAAAATTATTGATGTAATAAAAAATGATATAGCAGTATATTCTGCCCATACTAATGTAGATTCATCAAAAGGTGGATTGAATGAGTATATATTAGAAAAGATTAATTTAGAGGGAGAAATGCTAGAAAGTGAACCAATATCATTAAGAAGATTTAATTTAAAAGAGAAAAAATCTATTGAAGATATTATATGCACAATAAAAGATAAGTTACAAATAAAAAATGTTAGATTAAGTAGAGCAATGGACAATAGAATGATTAAAAAAATCGCTATAACTACAGGTGCAGGTGATACTTTTATACCTTTAATTAGAGGTAAGGTAGATTTATTTATTACAGGAGATTTAAAACACCATATTTCACTTGATATGGGAGAAGAAAATTTACATCTTTTAGATATAGATCATTATGGAAGTGAAAAAATTGTTGTTGAACTTTTTGAAAATAAATTAAAAGAAATAGATAAAGAAATTGATGTTGTTGTATTTGATTCTAAAGAAGTATTTGAATATCTATAA